Proteins from one Triticum aestivum cultivar Chinese Spring chromosome 7A, IWGSC CS RefSeq v2.1, whole genome shotgun sequence genomic window:
- the LOC123148744 gene encoding uncharacterized protein isoform X2, with the protein MDGMGVGDVCEKGSPGLASSSTTPSEPKEDGHVILIPHSHIFALMLQALKLPPANYHHKTYPEDSAAIAAIRFMENACGKEIRDYHYTHVERLENQVTLLERYLDEAKKRIKKVRKGWFYAVRYMSSYSTQIQNTTAARRLRGQDSTKGAMKTALASTRKLAKRLRCIGLKSEQCLETTDSIW; encoded by the exons ATGGACGGCATGGGCGTTGGGGATGTTTGCGAGAAGGGATCTCCAGGCTTGGCATCGTCAAGCACAACACCCTCTGAACCAAAG GAAGATGGCCATGTAATACTGATTCCCCATTCCCACATCTTCGCCCTCATGCTGCAAGCTCTGAAGTTGCCGCCTGCGAATTACCATCATAAGACATATCCGG AAGACAGTGCTGCTATCGCAGCCATTAGGTTTATGGAGAATGCATGTGGCAAGGAAATCAGGGACTATCACTACACCCACGTAGAAAGGCTGGAAAATCAAGTCACACTCCTGGAGCGGTACCTGGATGAAGCAAAAAAGAGAATCAAGAAGGTACGCAAAGGATGGTTCTATGCTGTCAGATACATGAGCTCGTATTCTACTCAGATACAAAATACGACAGCTGCTCGTCGCCTAAGAGGGCAGGACAGCACCAAAGGGGCGATGAAAACAGCACTCGCAAGCACAAGAAAGTTGGCAAAAAGACTACGTTGTATTGGCCTGAAATCGGAGCAGTGCCTAGAGACTACAGATAGTATCTGGTGA
- the LOC123148744 gene encoding uncharacterized protein isoform X1: MDGMGVGDVCEKGSPGLASSSTTPSEPKEDGHVILIPHSHIFALMLQALKLPPANYHHKTYPGNNSRVTVTFNSSLQLIDGLRVRTSISGVISNNYDEAEDSAAIAAIRFMENACGKEIRDYHYTHVERLENQVTLLERYLDEAKKRIKKVRKGWFYAVRYMSSYSTQIQNTTAARRLRGQDSTKGAMKTALASTRKLAKRLRCIGLKSEQCLETTDSIW, translated from the exons ATGGACGGCATGGGCGTTGGGGATGTTTGCGAGAAGGGATCTCCAGGCTTGGCATCGTCAAGCACAACACCCTCTGAACCAAAG GAAGATGGCCATGTAATACTGATTCCCCATTCCCACATCTTCGCCCTCATGCTGCAAGCTCTGAAGTTGCCGCCTGCGAATTACCATCATAAGACATATCCGGGTAACAACTCTCGTGTTACGGTTACTTTTAATTCATCATTACAGTTGATCGATGGTTTGCGTGTTCGAACGTCGATATCTGGTGTGATCTCAAACAACTATGATGAAGCAGAAGACAGTGCTGCTATCGCAGCCATTAGGTTTATGGAGAATGCATGTGGCAAGGAAATCAGGGACTATCACTACACCCACGTAGAAAGGCTGGAAAATCAAGTCACACTCCTGGAGCGGTACCTGGATGAAGCAAAAAAGAGAATCAAGAAGGTACGCAAAGGATGGTTCTATGCTGTCAGATACATGAGCTCGTATTCTACTCAGATACAAAATACGACAGCTGCTCGTCGCCTAAGAGGGCAGGACAGCACCAAAGGGGCGATGAAAACAGCACTCGCAAGCACAAGAAAGTTGGCAAAAAGACTACGTTGTATTGGCCTGAAATCGGAGCAGTGCCTAGAGACTACAGATAGTATCTGGTGA
- the LOC123148744 gene encoding uncharacterized protein isoform X3, whose product MDGMGVGDVCEKGSPGLASSSTTPSEPKEDGHVILIPHSHIFALMLQALKLPPANYHHKTYPAIRFMENACGKEIRDYHYTHVERLENQVTLLERYLDEAKKRIKKVRKGWFYAVRYMSSYSTQIQNTTAARRLRGQDSTKGAMKTALASTRKLAKRLRCIGLKSEQCLETTDSIW is encoded by the exons ATGGACGGCATGGGCGTTGGGGATGTTTGCGAGAAGGGATCTCCAGGCTTGGCATCGTCAAGCACAACACCCTCTGAACCAAAG GAAGATGGCCATGTAATACTGATTCCCCATTCCCACATCTTCGCCCTCATGCTGCAAGCTCTGAAGTTGCCGCCTGCGAATTACCATCATAAGACATATCCGG CCATTAGGTTTATGGAGAATGCATGTGGCAAGGAAATCAGGGACTATCACTACACCCACGTAGAAAGGCTGGAAAATCAAGTCACACTCCTGGAGCGGTACCTGGATGAAGCAAAAAAGAGAATCAAGAAGGTACGCAAAGGATGGTTCTATGCTGTCAGATACATGAGCTCGTATTCTACTCAGATACAAAATACGACAGCTGCTCGTCGCCTAAGAGGGCAGGACAGCACCAAAGGGGCGATGAAAACAGCACTCGCAAGCACAAGAAAGTTGGCAAAAAGACTACGTTGTATTGGCCTGAAATCGGAGCAGTGCCTAGAGACTACAGATAGTATCTGGTGA